From the genome of Bubalus bubalis isolate 160015118507 breed Murrah chromosome 2, NDDB_SH_1, whole genome shotgun sequence, one region includes:
- the LOC123332228 gene encoding ATP-dependent RNA helicase ded1-like gives MTKQTAHTHTHTQAHAHTLPASRDVVVTARRPIGGGAGRGLRGPASWRRVTGGGAMVRAPSREAVEVGVCGAVRPGLHVRRAHFGGGGGGGGGGSFFGHRASWTWQASTSEASMPPGRVLVPRGSRQPYKEEITVHAC, from the exons ATGACAAAGCAAaccgcgcacacacacacacacacacaggcacacgcaCACACCCTGCCAGCTTCCCGCGACGTGGTGGTGACAGCGCGGCGGCCAATCGGAGGAGGCGCGGGGCGGGGCCTCCGTGGTCCCGCCTCCTGGAGGCGCGTCACAGGGGGCGGAGCCATGGTACGCGCGCCGTCGCGCGAGGCTGTTgaagtgggtgtgtgtggggcggTGCGGCCCGGGCTCCACGTCCGCAGGGCTCACtttggcggcggcggcggcggcggcggcggcggcagcttCTTTGGTCACCGCGCTAGCTGGACCTGGCAAGCGTCGACGTCGGAAGCGTCTATGCCCCCGGGCAGGGTTCTGGTACCGCGGGGAAGCCGG caaccctataAGGAGGAGATtactgtgcatgcgtgctaa